A DNA window from Cetobacterium sp. NK01 contains the following coding sequences:
- a CDS encoding ABC transporter substrate-binding protein, producing MKKIFKLLLLVTLFISCGKEKESTKQVATPKENKLIYTQSSESVTLHPHEATDVYSRRIISNIFDRLIETDENLKIVPGLAESWEQVSPTELKFNLRKGVKFQNGDELTSEDVKYTLENAKKSSKVGTLYSAIDTVETPDKYTAIVKTSAPSGSLIHHLTHITASILNKNYYENTKDVNHAPMGTGAYSLVEWKPGSYMTLKRNDDYFRGKPAIEIVEVRGIPEENSRVIAIETGEHHITGDIDSIGRKILGDRKDIRVEEISSLGVGYLGINTEKGALQDKNVRKAIAMGINRDIIIESVLNGAVEKANSILGPGVVGYSKETTPFEYNPEEAKKLLEDSGYKDLSLTLVTSNNELRKQMSEIIQAQLKEIGIDVKIEILEWAAFLSATGTGKSDLFMLGWSNSSGDADYGIGSVLHSSMKGSSGNRSFFDNPTFDALLDKGKVELDSTKRSELYAQAQNIMNEEVPILPIYFMPASAGIREEVKGFVQSPINNPTFYKLSF from the coding sequence ATGAAAAAAATATTTAAATTATTACTACTAGTTACACTTTTTATTAGTTGTGGAAAAGAAAAAGAATCTACAAAGCAAGTAGCAACACCTAAAGAAAATAAATTAATTTATACTCAAAGTAGTGAATCTGTAACCCTTCATCCTCACGAAGCTACAGATGTGTATTCTAGAAGAATAATTTCAAATATTTTTGATAGACTTATTGAAACAGATGAAAATTTAAAAATAGTTCCTGGATTAGCCGAAAGTTGGGAACAAGTATCACCTACTGAGTTAAAATTTAACTTAAGAAAAGGAGTTAAATTTCAAAATGGTGATGAATTAACTTCTGAAGATGTAAAGTATACTTTAGAAAATGCTAAAAAGTCATCTAAAGTTGGGACTCTTTACTCAGCTATTGATACTGTTGAAACTCCTGATAAATATACAGCTATTGTTAAAACATCAGCTCCATCAGGTTCATTAATACACCATTTAACACACATAACAGCTTCTATTTTAAATAAAAATTATTACGAAAACACAAAAGATGTAAACCATGCTCCTATGGGAACTGGGGCATACTCTTTAGTAGAGTGGAAACCTGGATCATATATGACATTAAAAAGAAATGATGATTACTTTAGAGGTAAACCTGCTATTGAAATAGTTGAAGTTAGAGGAATTCCAGAAGAAAACAGTAGAGTTATTGCTATTGAAACTGGTGAGCATCATATTACAGGTGATATTGATTCTATTGGTAGAAAAATTCTTGGAGATAGAAAAGATATTAGAGTTGAGGAGATTAGTTCTCTTGGAGTTGGATACTTGGGGATTAATACAGAGAAAGGTGCTCTTCAAGATAAAAATGTTAGAAAAGCAATTGCAATGGGAATTAATAGAGATATTATTATCGAATCTGTTTTAAATGGTGCTGTTGAAAAAGCTAATAGTATCTTAGGTCCTGGAGTAGTTGGGTATTCTAAAGAAACTACTCCATTTGAATACAATCCTGAAGAAGCTAAAAAACTTTTAGAAGACTCTGGTTATAAAGATTTAAGCCTAACTTTAGTTACAAGTAATAATGAACTTAGAAAACAGATGTCTGAAATTATACAAGCTCAATTAAAAGAGATTGGAATCGATGTTAAAATTGAAATCTTAGAGTGGGCTGCATTTCTAAGTGCAACTGGAACAGGAAAAAGTGATCTTTTTATGCTTGGATGGTCTAACTCATCTGGAGATGCTGACTACGGTATAGGCTCTGTTCTTCATAGTAGTATGAAAGGTTCTTCTGGAAATAGAAGTTTCTTTGATAATCCTACTTTTGATGCTCTTTTAGATAAAGGAAAAGTTGAATTAGATTCTACAAAAAGATCTGAACTTTATGCTCAAGCTCAAAATATCATGAATGAAGAAGTTCCTATTCTACCAATCTACTTTATGCCTGCAAGTGCTGGTATTAGAGAAGAAGTTAAAGGATTTGTTCAATCGCCTATTAATAATCCTACTTTTTATAAATTATCGTTTTAA
- a CDS encoding DEAD/DEAH box helicase family protein gives MLISNNKMTMYETLKNSINSCEEIIMNVSFIRDSGLKLLIPELQKAKAAGKNIKILTSDYMKVTEPNALYRLLDIPGVKIFNNPSNRSFHPKTYIFKNKNKIEIYVGSSNISYSALVSGVEWNYYFSGDSKEENINDILLEFEELYERCSFNLTLDWLRDYEKSYEKKDFEKLIDPQPPIEITKKLEPIKFQVPALYELSKTREEGYKKAMVVVGTGLGKTYLSAFDSMSFNKILFVAHRDEILRDAKKTFETVYKDSKSYGFFNGYKKEVAKDITFATVTTLSKDEYLIDDYFSKEYFDYIVIDEFHHGSAPSYLKLLDYFKPKFLLGLTATPDRADNGDVYRLCDYNIAYECDFRVGINNGWLTPFEYFGIYDDTDYSLIPWRSGKYDLEALENSLIVEKRLELVHKKYMEFRKTSTVAFCASVKHCKVMHKYFNDKNIKSEIVIGDTSVEKRQEIISKFKEGKLDIIFTVDVFNEGVDIPCIDTILFLRPTNSYTIFIQQLGRGLRTFEGKEKLRVLDFVGNFKGAELRPAFLSGSFKGERKPISPLDSNFVLPSGCSANFDFKIIEYFEQSKDKRDNLKEKLYQDFLRVKEILGKNPSIMDVYTFGEFPVHTYLQKYKSWYQFLKEVDELTEEEKVFSERAIKFLEFLEKTAMTKSYKIPLLLPLFKDGLKEEVALKEIGEFYKKFYSDDLHGKDLNNKKHDDWKSWDLKKFEALAKDNPIHFLTKDEKNKEFFSFVDDKFKLNDELFKEVIENKELLENILSRLEYRNINYFRRKYMEG, from the coding sequence ATGCTAATATCTAATAATAAAATGACAATGTATGAGACTTTGAAAAATTCTATAAATAGCTGTGAAGAGATAATAATGAATGTCTCTTTTATTCGCGATTCAGGATTAAAACTTTTAATTCCAGAGTTACAAAAAGCAAAGGCTGCTGGAAAAAATATAAAGATATTAACAAGCGATTATATGAAGGTAACAGAACCAAATGCACTTTATAGACTGCTTGATATTCCAGGAGTTAAAATATTTAATAACCCTTCTAACAGATCTTTTCATCCAAAAACATATATATTTAAAAATAAAAACAAGATTGAAATCTATGTTGGATCTTCCAATATTTCTTACTCTGCATTAGTTTCAGGAGTAGAGTGGAACTACTATTTTAGTGGAGATTCTAAGGAGGAGAATATAAATGATATTTTATTAGAGTTTGAAGAACTTTATGAAAGATGTAGTTTTAATCTAACTTTAGATTGGCTAAGAGATTATGAAAAGTCCTATGAGAAAAAGGATTTTGAAAAACTAATAGATCCTCAACCACCAATAGAGATTACAAAAAAATTGGAACCTATAAAGTTTCAAGTACCGGCTCTTTATGAACTTTCTAAAACTAGAGAGGAGGGCTATAAAAAAGCTATGGTTGTTGTTGGGACAGGACTTGGTAAAACATACCTTTCAGCTTTTGATAGTATGAGTTTTAATAAGATATTGTTTGTGGCTCATAGAGATGAGATATTAAGAGATGCTAAAAAAACATTTGAAACTGTATATAAAGACAGTAAAAGTTATGGCTTTTTCAATGGTTACAAGAAAGAGGTAGCCAAAGATATAACATTTGCAACAGTGACAACACTTTCAAAGGATGAGTATTTAATAGATGACTATTTTTCAAAAGAATACTTTGACTATATAGTGATAGATGAGTTTCATCATGGTAGTGCTCCAAGTTATTTGAAACTTTTAGATTATTTTAAACCTAAGTTTTTGCTAGGGCTCACTGCAACGCCAGACCGTGCTGACAATGGAGATGTGTATAGACTATGTGACTATAATATCGCCTATGAGTGTGACTTTAGAGTTGGTATCAATAATGGGTGGCTTACTCCTTTTGAATATTTTGGAATCTATGATGATACAGATTATTCTCTAATACCTTGGAGAAGTGGAAAATATGATTTAGAAGCTTTGGAAAATAGTTTGATTGTTGAAAAAAGATTGGAACTTGTTCATAAAAAATATATGGAGTTTAGAAAAACCTCCACTGTTGCTTTTTGTGCCAGTGTTAAGCACTGTAAAGTTATGCATAAATATTTTAATGATAAAAATATAAAAAGTGAGATAGTTATTGGGGATACATCGGTGGAGAAAAGGCAGGAGATAATTTCTAAATTTAAAGAGGGAAAATTAGATATTATATTTACTGTGGATGTATTTAATGAAGGGGTAGATATCCCATGTATAGATACAATTTTATTTTTAAGACCAACAAACTCCTATACAATATTTATTCAGCAATTGGGGAGAGGACTTAGAACTTTTGAGGGAAAAGAAAAGCTTCGAGTTTTAGATTTTGTAGGAAACTTTAAAGGGGCAGAGTTAAGACCAGCTTTTTTATCGGGAAGTTTTAAGGGAGAAAGAAAGCCAATATCTCCTTTAGATTCAAACTTTGTTTTGCCAAGTGGATGTAGTGCAAACTTTGATTTTAAAATAATAGAGTACTTTGAACAAAGTAAAGATAAAAGGGATAATTTAAAGGAGAAATTGTATCAAGATTTTTTAAGAGTTAAAGAGATTTTAGGGAAAAATCCAAGTATTATGGATGTCTATACCTTTGGAGAGTTCCCAGTTCATACATATTTGCAAAAATATAAAAGCTGGTATCAATTTTTAAAAGAGGTTGATGAATTAACAGAGGAAGAAAAGGTATTTTCAGAAAGAGCTATTAAATTTTTGGAGTTTTTAGAAAAAACTGCAATGACCAAATCCTATAAAATACCTCTGTTACTGCCTTTGTTTAAAGATGGATTAAAAGAAGAGGTGGCCTTAAAAGAGATTGGGGAGTTTTATAAAAAGTTTTATAGTGATGATTTACATGGGAAGGATTTAAATAACAAAAAGCATGATGATTGGAAAAGTTGGGATTTAAAAAAGTTTGAAGCTTTGGCCAAAGATAATCCAATACATTTTTTAACTAAAGATGAAAAAAACAAAGAGTTTTTCAGCTTTGTAGATGATAAGTTTAAACTAAATGATGAACTATTTAAAGAAGTTATAGAAAATAAAGAGTTACTAGAGAATATTTTAAGTAGATTAGAGTATAGAAATATAAATTATTTTAGAAGGAAATATATGGAGGGATAA
- a CDS encoding DUF3944 domain-containing protein yields MAYLYDKDLEFLKNSTNNELDAIVQIITSNGKITEQLSKKENFRNHFPNHDKYIEDILEEIQSFGGNSVLNFIRKKGVLYKEILIDICKNKKIKINKDSRTRDIEKIFLLNMMQELIENMDLKERKELLDTAKINSVDLSLVEIMKDLENTLNEKNVHLEIYLLQFINSVVLKKLQIETTIKLGAQHLIKSVVPFIHLKTIADITGPAYRVTIPTVLQISMLRRIKEFNEF; encoded by the coding sequence ATGGCGTATTTATATGATAAAGATTTAGAATTTTTGAAAAATTCTACAAATAATGAACTTGATGCAATTGTTCAAATTATAACAAGTAATGGAAAAATTACAGAGCAACTATCAAAGAAAGAAAATTTTAGAAACCATTTTCCAAATCACGATAAATATATTGAGGATATCTTGGAAGAAATACAAAGTTTTGGAGGAAATTCTGTTTTAAATTTTATTAGAAAAAAAGGAGTTTTATATAAAGAGATTTTAATAGATATTTGCAAAAATAAAAAAATAAAAATAAATAAAGATTCAAGAACAAGAGATATAGAAAAAATTTTTCTTTTAAATATGATGCAAGAATTAATTGAAAATATGGATTTAAAAGAAAGAAAAGAACTTTTAGATACAGCTAAAATTAATAGTGTCGATCTTTCTTTAGTAGAAATAATGAAAGATTTGGAAAATACTTTAAATGAAAAAAATGTTCATTTAGAAATTTATTTACTTCAATTTATAAATTCAGTAGTTTTAAAGAAACTTCAAATTGAAACTACTATTAAGTTAGGAGCTCAACACTTAATAAAATCAGTAGTTCCATTTATTCATTTAAAAACAATAGCAGATATAACAGGTCCAGCTTACCGAGTTACTATTCCAACAGTACTTCAGATTTCTATGTTACGAAGAATTAAAGAATTTAATGAATTTTAG
- a CDS encoding sigma-70 family RNA polymerase sigma factor, giving the protein MDERDVMLAKSGDEEAMEKVFLKYKSDILRNSKKFFIKGGDIDDLLQEGYIGLMKAVKSFDETREVCFSTFANLCIKRQIITAVKSSNSNRNQKLNTSIIGDSDTNLDDLVQYAKPSVNFYSPEDILIGKELIEMLGEFLNKNLTALEKKVLFYTCKQYKYNEIAELLEEPSKKIDNAIQRARKKILEYLSEYTRY; this is encoded by the coding sequence ATGGATGAAAGAGATGTGATGTTGGCAAAAAGTGGTGATGAAGAGGCCATGGAAAAAGTTTTTTTAAAATACAAAAGTGATATTTTAAGAAATAGTAAAAAATTTTTTATAAAAGGCGGAGATATTGATGATCTACTTCAAGAGGGGTATATAGGTCTTATGAAGGCAGTGAAGTCATTTGACGAAACAAGAGAAGTGTGTTTTAGTACTTTTGCAAATCTATGTATAAAAAGACAGATTATTACAGCAGTAAAATCGTCAAATTCAAATAGAAACCAAAAGTTAAATACATCAATAATTGGAGATAGTGATACTAATTTAGATGATTTAGTTCAATATGCAAAACCATCTGTAAACTTTTATTCTCCAGAAGATATTCTCATAGGGAAAGAATTGATAGAGATGTTAGGAGAGTTTTTAAATAAAAATCTAACAGCTTTAGAAAAGAAAGTACTTTTCTACACTTGTAAACAGTATAAATATAATGAGATTGCAGAGCTTTTAGAAGAACCTTCTAAGAAAATCGATAATGCAATTCAAAGAGCAAGAAAAAAAATTCTAGAATATTTATCAGAATACACTAGATATTAG
- a CDS encoding GTPase family protein, protein MVSKSKNKFEKVFQEKYKRYKNENKKPRILLVGATGVGKSSLINNIFKENLADFGAGMPVTKSSTRYENENLIIIDSEGYEIGENNVQSFKTKIKEIVEIEEVHVVWYCIASCNHRITEVDLDTFKMLEQLNKKVILILTQSELVTENEALFMKQIISNELNTKPFEMSNKLALDSVELIYRNLEWLPEIVRDNFIKKQKVNLDLKKETSNKKCLQFALVSGVQSVSIDILNKFTEEKLENQSPQFNFILNISQSMMMEKISENESLKNITELFNRYNLFKQILEIYEFENILNGKIINELSYNSIISIIINLLSKGLDKILKTFKMYIQLLSKAAFSIITTYISGYIFSNILYEFEKSFYSDETEKPISIIEQLENKLDYFLEKISAEIHPALSSVLVNFLAEEGGENCYV, encoded by the coding sequence ATGGTCTCAAAAAGTAAAAATAAATTTGAAAAAGTATTCCAAGAAAAATATAAAAGATATAAAAATGAAAATAAGAAACCTAGAATATTACTAGTAGGTGCTACAGGAGTAGGAAAAAGTTCTTTAATTAATAATATTTTCAAAGAAAATTTAGCAGATTTTGGAGCAGGTATGCCTGTAACTAAGTCAAGTACCAGATATGAAAATGAAAATTTAATAATCATAGATAGTGAAGGCTACGAAATAGGAGAAAATAATGTACAATCATTTAAAACAAAAATTAAAGAGATTGTAGAAATTGAAGAAGTTCATGTTGTTTGGTATTGTATAGCTTCTTGTAATCATAGAATAACAGAAGTAGACTTAGATACTTTTAAAATGTTAGAACAATTAAATAAAAAAGTTATATTAATTTTGACTCAATCTGAGTTAGTAACTGAGAATGAAGCACTATTTATGAAACAAATAATTTCTAATGAGCTTAATACAAAACCTTTTGAAATGAGTAATAAACTTGCTTTGGATTCTGTAGAATTAATCTATAGAAATTTAGAGTGGCTTCCTGAAATAGTAAGAGATAATTTTATAAAAAAACAAAAAGTTAATCTTGATTTAAAAAAAGAAACTTCTAATAAAAAATGTTTACAGTTTGCTCTTGTATCAGGTGTACAAAGTGTAAGCATTGATATTTTAAATAAGTTTACAGAAGAAAAATTAGAGAATCAATCGCCTCAATTTAATTTTATTTTAAACATTTCCCAATCTATGATGATGGAAAAAATCTCAGAAAATGAATCATTAAAAAATATAACAGAACTTTTTAATCGTTATAATTTATTTAAACAGATTCTTGAAATTTATGAATTTGAAAATATACTAAACGGGAAAATAATAAATGAATTGTCATATAACAGCATAATTTCGATAATAATTAATTTGTTAAGTAAAGGACTAGATAAAATTTTAAAAACTTTTAAAATGTATATTCAACTTTTGAGTAAAGCTGCATTCTCAATAATAACAACGTATATTTCTGGATATATTTTTTCAAATATATTATATGAATTTGAAAAATCTTTTTACTCAGATGAAACGGAGAAACCTATAAGTATAATCGAACAATTAGAAAATAAATTAGATTATTTTTTAGAAAAAATTTCTGCTGAAATTCACCCAGCTCTTTCTTCAGTTCTTGTTAATTTTTTAGCTGAAGAAGGAGGAGAAAATTGCTATGTATAA
- a CDS encoding GTPase domain-containing protein has translation MYKINTLILGKTGAGKSSFINYFYEGVISAAGVGKPVTPFGFHKYEIQKNSYIHCIFDSSGLEANNFLKWKKMLDDKFFLAEKGLDITTWIHNVFYCISSKGARIEKTDLDIISYLLTNSQSVCILLTKSDIAEDYEKEALKRILLREFPKINIFEICSEEKLLRTGEKKYPFGKDKILKDLSRDISRELYSKLNFKIFKNIKSNLKDWLENEIVFLNKEIGVFTNQKKLKYLLEEKWEIEILDIKKILEHKINKGVAIITQLTENPQNIDYFENSFKVIEEETQNIFEILNKNIDLNINNIKFKKKVLEELKLKLEEMV, from the coding sequence ATGTATAAGATAAATACGTTGATTTTAGGTAAAACTGGAGCTGGAAAAAGTAGTTTTATAAATTATTTTTATGAGGGAGTTATTTCTGCAGCTGGAGTTGGAAAACCAGTGACACCATTTGGGTTTCATAAATATGAAATACAAAAAAATTCATATATTCACTGTATTTTCGATAGTTCTGGTCTTGAAGCAAATAATTTTTTAAAATGGAAAAAAATGTTGGATGATAAATTTTTTTTAGCAGAAAAGGGACTAGATATTACAACTTGGATTCATAATGTTTTTTATTGTATTTCTTCAAAAGGAGCCAGAATAGAAAAAACTGATTTGGATATAATTTCTTATTTATTAACAAATAGCCAAAGTGTATGTATTCTTCTAACAAAGAGTGATATAGCAGAAGATTATGAAAAAGAAGCTTTGAAAAGAATACTATTACGAGAATTTCCAAAGATTAATATATTTGAAATTTGTAGTGAGGAAAAATTACTTAGAACAGGTGAAAAAAAATATCCTTTTGGAAAGGATAAAATATTAAAAGACCTTTCTCGAGATATCTCAAGAGAATTATATTCAAAATTAAATTTCAAAATCTTTAAAAATATAAAATCTAATTTAAAGGATTGGTTAGAAAATGAAATTGTTTTTTTGAATAAAGAGATAGGAGTTTTTACAAATCAAAAAAAATTAAAATATTTATTGGAAGAAAAATGGGAAATTGAAATTTTAGATATTAAGAAAATTTTAGAACATAAAATAAATAAAGGGGTTGCTATAATAACTCAATTAACTGAAAATCCACAAAATATAGATTATTTTGAAAATAGTTTTAAAGTTATTGAAGAAGAAACTCAAAATATATTTGAAATATTAAATAAAAATATAGACTTAAATATAAATAATATTAAATTTAAGAAAAAAGTTTTAGAAGAGCTAAAATTAAAATTAGAGGAGATGGTATAA
- a CDS encoding class I SAM-dependent methyltransferase, which yields MSVEFYNNNAEEFFNNTVNADMSATYSLFEENLSDIDGEILDLGCGSGRDAKYFIDKGYKVTALDLSPVLAEKASKYIGQQVIIGDMKDLDYKDRFIGIWACASLLHLTEDEVFETIKRCHKALKKDGVLYASFKYGENNYEKDGRSFTCFTKDKFLNLIEGLDFYYRATFETGDVRPGRGNEKWLNVILKKG from the coding sequence ATGTCAGTAGAGTTTTATAATAATAATGCAGAGGAGTTTTTTAATAATACTGTTAATGCAGATATGAGTGCAACATACAGTTTGTTTGAGGAAAATCTTTCAGATATAGATGGAGAGATTTTAGATTTAGGGTGCGGAAGTGGAAGAGATGCTAAATATTTTATCGATAAAGGATATAAGGTGACAGCTTTAGATTTGTCTCCAGTGTTAGCAGAAAAAGCAAGTAAATATATTGGACAACAGGTTATAATAGGAGATATGAAAGATTTAGATTATAAGGACAGATTCATTGGAATTTGGGCGTGTGCGTCACTGTTGCACCTAACAGAGGATGAAGTTTTTGAAACTATAAAAAGGTGTCATAAGGCTTTAAAAAAGGATGGTGTTCTTTATGCATCTTTTAAATATGGAGAAAACAATTACGAGAAGGATGGAAGAAGTTTTACTTGTTTTACTAAAGATAAATTTTTAAATCTAATAGAGGGATTAGATTTTTATTACCGTGCAACTTTTGAAACTGGTGATGTTAGGCCAGGAAGGGGGAACGAAAAATGGCTCAATGTGATTCTGAAAAAGGGATAG
- a CDS encoding WYL domain-containing protein: MIKLRVTVPKNIALILKRDQEDFEINENKHYNIIYKNMNFDYSEDKSKSVYKEDTELLQFTLSKENFIKFDTLENKKLKKADFFRQLITEYAMKSSYERELIVFKEHLERIKVAIENNKRIEIKFKNRDDILDPYFIASLEKENRNYLVSYSYYKEKIVNYRIKNISNIIITNLNREPFDEKYIKDLSENFNPFLSFGNEVKVRFTREGEKYYKQVISNRPKLKGTEGDIYIFEANDYQAMLYFAGFMEMVEILEPLSLREKMIERAKMMIENYLTNKSKKGD; the protein is encoded by the coding sequence ATGATAAAGTTAAGAGTCACAGTTCCAAAGAATATAGCTTTGATTTTAAAACGAGATCAGGAAGATTTTGAAATTAATGAAAATAAGCACTATAACATAATATACAAAAATATGAATTTTGATTATAGTGAAGATAAATCAAAATCAGTTTATAAAGAGGATACTGAACTTCTTCAATTTACTTTAAGTAAAGAAAACTTTATAAAATTTGATACTTTAGAAAATAAAAAACTAAAAAAAGCAGATTTTTTTCGACAATTGATAACAGAATATGCTATGAAAAGTTCTTATGAAAGAGAGTTAATAGTTTTTAAAGAGCATTTAGAGCGTATAAAGGTAGCAATAGAGAATAATAAAAGAATAGAGATTAAGTTTAAAAATCGAGATGATATTTTAGATCCATATTTTATAGCCTCTTTAGAGAAAGAGAATAGAAATTATTTAGTTAGCTATAGTTATTATAAGGAGAAGATAGTTAATTACAGGATAAAAAATATTAGTAATATTATTATAACTAACTTAAATCGAGAACCTTTTGATGAAAAGTACATTAAAGATTTAAGTGAAAATTTTAATCCTTTTCTTTCTTTTGGTAACGAAGTAAAAGTAAGATTTACACGAGAAGGTGAAAAATATTATAAGCAAGTTATAAGTAATAGACCTAAACTCAAAGGAACTGAAGGAGATATTTATATTTTTGAAGCTAACGATTACCAAGCAATGCTTTATTTTGCTGGATTTATGGAAATGGTGGAGATATTAGAACCTTTGAGTTTAAGAGAGAAGATGATTGAAAGAGCAAAAATGATGATTGAAAACTATTTAACTAATAAAAGTAAAAAAGGAGATTAA